From the genome of Spinacia oleracea cultivar Varoflay chromosome 2, BTI_SOV_V1, whole genome shotgun sequence, one region includes:
- the LOC130466916 gene encoding uncharacterized protein — MFQDLARVERFETHRQILETKLKKGEPVSPHVLKMIGLIENMSRLDQQFSQEMAIDTILHSLHSGYDQFKLNYSMNSLDKTLTELHGMLKTAEKTLKSDKQDVLMVRGGKFKKSGKKRNAKKGGNKASPTKQTGAKSAKRKVSQPTSESECFYCKKKGHWKRDCLKLKEDQKNGTVVPSSGTKKK, encoded by the coding sequence atgttccaagatctggctcgagtcgaaagattcgagactcataggcaaattcttgagaccaagcttaagaaaggcgagcccgtaagtccacatgttctcaaaatgattggactcattgagaatatgagtcggctggatcagcaattttctcaggaaatggctatagacaccatcctccattctcttcatagcgggtatgatcagttcaaactgaactacagtatgaatagtctggacaaaacactcactgagcttcacggtatgctgaagaccgctgaaaagacgctcaaaagtgataagcaggatgtgcttatggtgcgtgggggcaagttcaagaaatctggaaagaagaggaatgctaagaaaggtggcaacaaggccagcccaactaagcaaactggcgccaaatctgcaaagaggaaggtcagtcaacccacttctgaatccgaatgcttctactgcaaaaagaaggggcattggaagagagattgcttgaagctaaaggaagatcagaagaacggaacagtcgttccatcttcag